In a genomic window of Jaculus jaculus isolate mJacJac1 chromosome 8, mJacJac1.mat.Y.cur, whole genome shotgun sequence:
- the LOC101601357 gene encoding lipopolysaccharide-binding protein, producing the protein MEGTIRTLLCALLGLLLMSTSGVLGANPGVVARITDKGLEYAAKEGLQALQRELQKITLPDFSGDFKISSFGRGHYEFHSLEIYSCELHGASLKPLPGKGLSLSISDTFIQAKGKWKVRKSFLKLQGSFDLNVKGISISGDLLLGSEPSGRPTVTVSACSSRICDVEVEISGDLGWLLNLFHNQIESKFRRELESQICKMVQDSVTSDLQPYLQTLPVTAEIDNVLSIDYSLVEAPRASAQTLDVMFKGEIFNQNRRSPVAVLDQVMSLPEEHKQMVYFAISSHVFNVASQIYHQAGYLGFSITDDMMPPDSNIRLNTKAFRTFAPKIARLYPNMNLELQGKVVYAPLLDVSPGSLSLAPKMEIEGFVLLSDSDRESIFRLAVNTTVSITLNFNNSKITGFLNPEKVQLEMIESKVGTFNVELFQAFLNHFLLNTVYPEVNDDLAKGFPLPLPKRIELYDLVLQFHKDFLYLGANVHYRRL; encoded by the exons ATGGAGGGCACCATCAGGACCCTTCTATGCGCACTGCTGGGACTGCTGCTCATGTCCACTTCAGGGGTCCTGGGTGCCAACCCCGGCGTGGTGGCCAGGATCACTGACAAGGGCCTGGAGTATG CGGCTAAGGAGGGGCTGCAGGCTCTGCAGAGGGAATTGCAGAAGATCACGTTGCCTGATTTCAGCGGGGACTTCAAGATCAGCAGCTTTGGCCGTGGGCACTATGAGTTCCACAG CCTGGAGATCTACAGTTGTGAGCTGCATGGTGCCAGCCTGAAGCCCCTCCCCGGCAAGGGCCTGAGTCTCTCCATTTCCGACACCTTCATCCAGGCCAAGGGCAAGTGGAAGGTGCGGAAATCCTTCCT GAAGCTTCAGGGCTCCTTTGACTTGAACGTCAAGGGCATCAGCATCTCAGGTGACCTTCTCCTGGGCAGTGAGCCCTCGGGGAGGCCCACCGTCACCGTCTCTGCGTGCAGCAGCCGCATCTGCGACGTGGAGGTGGAGATATCCGGAGATCTGGG GTGGCTACTGAATCTCTTCCATAACCAGATCGAGTCCAAGTTCCGAAGAGAGCTGGAGAGCCAG aTTTGCAAGATGGTCCAGGACTCAGTGACCTCTGACCTACAGCCTTACCTCCAAACTCTGCCAG TCACGGCAGAGATCGATAACGTCCTGAGCATTGACTACAGTTTGGTGGAGGCCCCTCGAGCCTCAGCGCAGACGCTGGACGTGATGTTTAAG gGTGAAATTTTTAACCAGAATCGCCGCTCGCCAGTAGCGGTCCTTGATCAGGTCATGAGCCTGCCGGAAGAGCACAAGCAGATGGTCTACTTCGCCATCTCGAGTCACGTCTTCAATGTAGCCAGCCAGATCTATCATCAGGCAGGGTACCTGGGCTTCTCCATCACAGATGACATG ATGCCGCCTGACTCTAACATCCGCCTGAACACCAAGGCCTTCCGCACGTTCGCCCCCAAG ATAGCCAGACTGTACCCCAACATGAACCTGGAGCTCCAGGGAAAAGTGGTCTACGCCCCCCTCCTGGATGTCAGTCCTGGAAGTCTGTCCTTGGCCCCCAAGATGGAAATCGAGGGCTTTGTGCTCCTGTCTGACTCCGACCGCGAGTCCATCTTCCGGCTTGCTGTG AACACTACTGTATCTATCACGTTAAACTTCAATAACAGCAAGATTACCGGCTTCCTGAACCCAGAAAA GGTACAATTGGAAATGATAGAATCCAAAGTCGGAACATTCAAT GTGGAGCTATTTCAAGCGTTCCTCAACCACTTCCTTCTCAACACTGTCTACCCGGAAGTCAACG ATGACCTGGCCAAAggcttccccctccctctgccaAAGCGGATTGAGCTCTACGACCTTGTTCTCCAGTTCCACAAG GACTTCCTGTACTTGGGCGCCAATGTCCACTACAGGAGACTTTGA